The following are from one region of the Chthoniobacterales bacterium genome:
- a CDS encoding C4-type zinc ribbon domain-containing protein, whose protein sequence is PEERRSKEKQISDSAARLEAAKTRMKQIEVERGKLQVDAQAKRDAIARYKTQQFQTRKNEEFAALGHEIAAAEKVIVGIEDRELELMEEAETLRPAIAEAERAHSEERTKLEGQLAELTRKTENIQTRVAELSAGRPPLTEGLDEDLLDLYTRLFKSKNGAVVVELEHEVCTGCHMKVTTQTSLGVKAEKAIVHCPNCGRILHLPA, encoded by the coding sequence CCCCGAAGAGCGCCGCTCCAAGGAAAAGCAGATCTCCGACTCCGCCGCCCGGCTCGAGGCCGCGAAGACGCGGATGAAGCAGATCGAGGTCGAGCGCGGCAAGCTGCAGGTCGACGCCCAGGCCAAACGCGACGCGATCGCGCGCTACAAGACGCAGCAGTTCCAGACCCGCAAGAACGAGGAATTTGCCGCTCTCGGCCACGAGATCGCCGCCGCGGAGAAGGTGATCGTCGGCATCGAGGACCGCGAACTCGAGCTGATGGAAGAGGCGGAGACTCTTCGCCCCGCCATTGCCGAGGCCGAACGCGCCCATTCCGAGGAGAGGACGAAACTCGAAGGCCAGCTTGCGGAACTCACCCGGAAGACCGAAAACATTCAGACGCGCGTCGCCGAACTGTCGGCCGGTCGTCCCCCGCTCACCGAGGGCCTCGACGAGGATTTGCTCGATCTCTACACCCGCCTCTTCAAGAGCAAGAACGGCGCCGTCGTCGTCGAGCTCGAGCACGAAGTCTGCACCGGCTGCCACATGAAGGTCACCACGCAGACCTCGCTCGGCGTGAAGGCCGAGAAGGCAATCGTGCACTGCCCGAACTGCGGGCGCATCCTGCACCTGCCGGCCTAG